A stretch of DNA from Anabrus simplex isolate iqAnaSimp1 chromosome 12, ASM4041472v1, whole genome shotgun sequence:
CCATAAAACTGGATCAAATTCACATCGACCCCCAAATACTTGCGAAAAGATCAAGGAAAAAAAGGATCAGCTGAGTGTGTCCCAAAGACATATCTTAAAACCGAGCGAATTTGCTGTGCGATTCGGTCGcgtgcctgtgagcttgcatttgggagaaggtggattcgaatcccaccgtcggcagccctgaattttccgtggtttccaattttcacactaggcaaaggtTGGGGCgctgtatctttattaagaccacggccgctaccttcccactcccagccatcgtcaccatatgacctatctatgtcggtgcgaaaataaataaataaataaataaataaataaataaataaataaataaataaataaataaataaataaataaataaataaataaataaataaataaataaataaataaataaataaataaatcaataaataaataaatggaagcaatatTCGACTCAGTCGATTACCAAAGAAGTGTCCGCGCGTGTTAACACCCTGTAGCTATGGAGCCAAGCcctgcattcgtgagatagtgggttcgaactccaccatcggttGTCCTGAcaagaatggtttcctgtggtttcctattttgacttcgagacaaatgccgggacagttcgtactCGTAGGCCACAGCACATTCCTTCCAACTCTTTACCAAATTccattcaccgtcattcatttcatttttcatcagctggttggcgtcaggaagggcatccggccgtaaaaacatgctatATAATTTCATTTCTCCGCATCCACGATCCCGTATTAGGAAACGTGAATAAGTGGTAGACATGCATGCATTTTCGGAAATGTCACAGCTCTTATGATTTCTCTTATGATTAGTACCGTACAACTGGAATCTGATAATCCCGTCGTTttcctccttaaaacaataattatatcAACCATGAGTTCGATACTCAGGCGTTTCTTAGGACCAATTGTAGgaaagttaaattattattattattattattattattattattattattattattattattattattattatcattattattattatcggacgagttgactgtgcggttagggacgcgcagctatgagcttgcgtccgggagatagtgggttcgaatcccactgtcggcagccctgaagatgtttttccgtagtttcccattttcacatcaggaaaatgctgggactgtaccttaggtaagaccacggccgcttccttccaactcctaggccttacctatcccatcgtcaccgtaagacctaacctatctgtgtcggtgtaacgtaaagcaaattgttaaaaattcttcttcttcttcgtattattattattattattattattattattattattattattattattacataaaatgcagactagcacaagcgaggaaggcttttcttaagaaaataaatttgctcacttcgaacattgatataggaattagtaaGACGTTTGCGGAGACTTtggtctgaagcgtggcattgtatggaagtgaaacatagacgataacgaGCACAGAAGGAAAgggaattgaagcttttgaaatgcggtgttacagaagaatgctaaaggtgagatgggtagatccaatcacaaatgaagagatactgaatcgaattggtgagagaagaacgatttggcaaaatttgtctAAAAGAAgagaggggtagaccaaggtgtgaatatggcaaacagattagagcagatgtaggatgtatttacgtagaaatgaaaaggttagcacatgatagggtggtatggaaaGTGGATTTATGAccgaaacaacattattattattactattattattattattattattattattattattattattattattattattattttatcgattttggccagctgtggaccacgtaaataactcctcgtgatttaaactttctttggcgccagtactccttcatcctcctgcttgctgcttcttttctttcagccgtccattgttgtttcttcttggtcgctgtttctggctctaggaaacccttaaatgagtgtagctttttttctgaaggtggttctattgcggatgtcttgatgtgtgatgttcatttcttgcaaatccttcttcgtgttaacaaaccatttttcataagagctgcctttcctattgggcttattgaagtggttaaagattttcttggaaagtctgtcatcaggcattcttgaaatatgtccaaaaaaattaactcttcgctttcgaatgacatctgaaatcctattattattattattattattattattattattattattattattattattattattattattattattagatacctTCACTATTCGAAAGATCGGAcctcttctttttttctcttttaattGGAGTCATTAAGGTGTATATCTCATTAAAATAATTATCATCCCATCCCTACAAGAAtaataaagaccgagctcgatagctgcagtcgcttaagtgcggccagtatccagtattcgggagacagtaggttcgaaccccactgtcggcagccctgaagatggttttccgtggttttccattttcacaccaggcaaatgctggggctgtaacttaattaaggacacggccgcttccttcccactcctaaccctttcctgtcccatcgtcgccataagacctatctgtgtcggtgcgacgtaaataataataataataataataataataataataacaataataataatgtagtggtTTCGTCACCCTCAGCAAGTCTCACCGAGCACTTGGGTTATTATAATCCACACGCGTTGTGACTTGTCGTGTTCAGAAAATTCCGAACTTTACTTGGCTACTTTTAGTTTGAAGATGCCTCTTGTTTTAAGGGAGGAAAACAATGATATACTCCTTGCTTTCAGTGGATAATTCATGCATGCAGACGTACACTTCTACTTGCCGTTGAGAGCACATCCTTCTTTGATTTCATTATTCAATACAGGTGGCTTCTATCTCACAGCTTGCGACACATGTCTATTGCTAACTGGGTCCCTGTAGAGACCTACAAGAGTTAGTAAAAATGCAATCGATTAGACACCTGACGACAGCGATTCCCATTTGACGTTCCACGTAACAGCATAACatattttaagaatatcataaaaGTAAACCATCTGCCTCTGTActgtagtggctagcgtgattagctacctaccccggaggccagggttcgattcctgcctctgccacgaaatttgaaaagtggcacgagggctggaacggggttcactcagcctcgagacgacaactgagtagaggtgggttcgattcacacttcagccaaccttgaagtggttttccgtggtttccgagggcaggcaaatgccgggatggtacctaacttaaggccgcttcctttcctcttctttgtatatcccttccgatcttcccatctcctccCCCCcaagaggcccctgttcagcatagcaggtgagcccgcctgggtgaggtactcctccccagttgtatctcccgaccaccaaagtctcgcgctccagggcactgctcttgaggagatatagtgcgacgttaaaaaataaAACAGCTTAATGTGTAAATTACTAATCACTAAGATTTGGGTATTCAGGAAAAGACATAGTTCTTTCCTGAGCTTaatttacccgaaatctgaaaaataagggTGAATGACGGGGCTTTGAACCCGTTTCAAGCAATTTTATATTGCATATAAGTGCATCTTACGGCCAAGtatattgttttggtcatatttcacttattttagtgatataaaaaaccaaaccccatggcactacagcccttgaagggccttggcctaccaagcgaccgctgctcaccccgaagacctgcagattacgaggtgtcgtgtggtcagcacgacgaatcctctcggccgttattcttgggaccgctatctcaccgtcagatagctcctcaattctaatcacgtaggctgagtggacctcgaaccagccctcaggttcaggtaaaaatccctgacctggccgggaatcgaactcggggcctccgggtaagaggcacgcacgctacccctacaccacagggccgactttttagtgatataaggtcacatATATCTTGTGAAAAACGACGCCTCAACTTCAAaactgctcaaaatataaccaaatgttACCTGCGTGGAGTTTCAAACACTGTAAtagatatattttctttctttccgcgAAGAAAGATAGGCGGCGAGGTTTAAAAGGCAtaattccgagaaagagatgcacGGACGTACGCCAACAGATACTAGAAAGCACACTAATGCTTCgttttttaaatttaagaaaacCGAGTGAGAACTGCGCCTTAAGgctatgataatgaatgaatgaataacgttttaacgtactgtagctctgtcagttaaCATGATTAAATATGTGTGCAGTATTCATCGCTAATTATTTTTTTTGGAACTTCAGACGTATACTGTTATTAACTCACTAATACTTGGCTACCTATCCCCGAAACTGCTTACGTTATTTTACCTTTCTTTAGGGCATATTTTGTTAAGTCATAAATTTTCGAATCCTATCAATCACGCACCCTGGCACCTTCTCAAGTGAATAAAGAGAAGTGCAACGACGTTCGGTCAAGTTGCCTCACTCAGCTAGTGCAATGCACCGGGGCTATTCCCATTTCATTGCAACACACCAGAGCGAGAGTTAAAAATAGGCGCGCGTTGCCGCTGCTCCAGACTGTACATGCAGTCAGCTGAGGCCGCATAACAAAGAAACACGTGGGTGAGCCACCAGTATCATTTCGAACGCGGCAGGAATTGTAACGACTGCGTAACAGCATAACAAGTTTTCTCCTGTATGGCATTGTTTTTAAATCACAGTCAGTGCTAAACTGAATCATTTAAAACATCCCATTTTAATAAAACATTACGAGGGCTTGATGTAAAGAAGTCGCGAAGAAATACATTTATATATCGGTAGCAATTAACTTAAATGAATAATTTATTTGCTGTCAAAATGTTTCAGAAGACTGATAATTACGAAATAATTACGAGAGGAAATAAAGAAGAGTTCCATTGTAATGTCGATTATGAATAAGACTCCACTGAGAGTAAGATACCGAGGTTCAAATGTTTTTGAGAAAGGTGTACCTGTGAGAAATTTATACAATAGGCTACCATCCGCTCATTTTTTGAGCGAATGCACATATATTCAGACTTACGCCTACGTCACGGATGGTTTCAATGTTAATAAAGTCTCATGCGAAACAGCACTGATTGTTTTATGCAATACTTTCGAGCGGGAATCGATTCAGAAATGTACGGTAATTTTCTTTTTCAGTTGACTCTGTATAGCATTCGTGAAAACGCAGACAAaggaaaaatacgtatttctttcatgACAATGGAAATGATACCGAAAAACAAAATGTTTCTCACTTCTTCACAGTTAAAACTTCGTAAGATGACCCATAAATGACAAATTTTCTGTTACGAGTTAGATGAGGGATATCTGAAACATTAATTAAACGTTAGTTGAAAAGTTGTGCGAGTAAGGACATTTGAATGTCGCGACGAGAAGGGgaggtaaacaaaaaaaaaaaaaaaaagatggcaaGACTTGAAAACAGGTTGTGTGGGGAGCTGTTTCTCTCACCCTCATGCTGATGAGAGCGTGGgcatgcaagcaagcaagcaacacaCATACACGTATAGAGCAGCTGCCATCTTCTCTCTGTCTCTCTTCACGTTGCTTGGTAACGGGCCCGCTTCACCGCACCGCAGAGCAGCAGCTACCCCTCCCCGACCCCTTCCCCCTCTCGCGGCCGCGGGCGGACAGCGAATGTCCACCCAACCCAGGCCTGCCTCCCTGCCTGGCCAGCAGAACCGTGCGACCGAAAGCCGAACACGCACATCGTATGTACCGTGCTAGGCTAGGGGGGTTATTGATCGTACAAAGGACCTTCCCTTTCCTTCCGCTGTCTTCACACTCCGCCAACCAGTCACCTAACTGACCAGTCCGCCAAACGTAGTGTACAGTGAGTGATGTGCTGGCGCAATATTTCAGCAGAATAGGgagaagagagagggagagaaaaactGAAGACTAATCACCTCAACGAGCACGCAGTTTTCCACTTTTCAAATATCCGCCCGGCCTCCGCCGCGCGCAACTCGGCGAGCCGAAGTTGTCAACTTTTTGGCGTGTTTTTACTTCTGGTCGTGTGTTAGCGAGCGCGCTGCTATACTACAAGTTTTTAATAACTTCGCACAGACACACACGAGTGAAAGTGTGCGTAGTAAAAAGTGTTGTGATTGGTCGTTGTTTCGCGCCAATACCATCCTCGGTGGGTGGAGCTATCATCAGATTTATTCGCAGTATTTTTGAATCAACAAAACAGAGTGACAGCGAGGTGCTTTAAAGTGTTCATTTGGATTATAAAGATAACAGTTTTTGTTCGCAGTGTTTTTGTGTTTGCGCTACGTGAGTGATGGCCTCGACAAAGTGTATGCTGCCAGCTAAGAGACCAATAAGACAGTTATCAGTGAGAGAGAAGTTGTTAGCCATTCAGCGAGTGCACAATGGGGAGTCAAAAGCGTCTGTCGCTAGAGATATCGGCGTGCCGGAATCTACACTCAGGGGGTGGTGTAAGAGTGAAGATAAGTTACGAAATGTCGCCCGATCGTGTGGTACCCCGGAATCGCAGCATTCCGAGGACAAAACGGAGGTCAGTGCCGGTGAAATAATAGACTGCGGTCCATCAGATCACAAGCGAATGCGAACTGCAGAAGAAAATATAAtcatcaataataacaataagttgacgctaccaccaccaccacaacaacaacaacaacaaccaccacctccTCCAACAATAGCTCCTCCACCACCCCCTCCTCCTCCGCCACCACCACCTGCAGAATTAGACGAGGCTCTGTGGTACTTGAtaaaacaacagcaacagcaagtgGGTTTGCCGGTAAATGCTCCAGGTAATGTGGGTAAGGAAGTTAATGGGGACGGTAGCAGCTGGTTTTGGCGCTGGTACAAACGCTACGGCTTTTCCCACTATCCTGCAGATCCGTTTGCCGACAAAACCAAGATGATCGGTGATAATACTGGACTTCAGAAGTACTCAAACGGTTATCCGAACAATAACCCTTTGGCTCTGAAAGCCCGTTCTGCTCTGGACAGTGTGCTGTTGAACGCGAGGGACAATAACAGCAATGTGACTACCACCACGACGACGACCACGGCGAGCCCGAAAGTCGAGGACTCGGACGATGACGAGGAGGATGAACCCCCAGCAACTGCCGCGGAAGCAGTCAGCCACGGGGAGAAGTTCCTTAGGTGGCTAGAATGTTGTTCGGATCCAAGTGTGACCGCTATGCAGATCTTACAGTTTCGATACCTTCTGAACAACGTGCGGGCCTGTGCCGACCGAAAGGCGAAACAGATCAAGACGAAGACACGATCCAGGCGAAAGTAAGACATTTACGGTGTTCATCATTGTACCATTTGTTaccataataattataatgtaaGTAGTATTTCATAAAACTATAAGCTATACAAATTCAGTTTCATCTCCCTTGCATAAAGCCCGAGCTTAAAAAAATACTATTAGatatttttaaagttttgtttCCGACGTTATTCTATGTTATGTCAATTCGAAGTGTGTAAACAGATCTCTAAATGTGTTTAATGACAGTGGGCCTAATTAAATGATATCACTCTATTTTTACGAGGTTAAATGTCGGCAGTTTCTTCCCGAAAATAAAAAAGAGGAAAATTGACTTCcgaaaaattatagaaaatatgcaTCTTAATTCTTTTAGGAGTAGATTTATGTGTCTAAATCATGCTGATATTTTGCtcgtaattattttaataattccaAACCGGAAAGCAATGCGGTTGTTTTGTAAAACCAGTTGAATCATTACTTCTGCTGGTATCTGTTGTAATATTTAAATATCAATTATTATACCACTTTTTAATTTCTCATAACCTGTATCAAGATTTCCATAGTGAATTGCAATGTTAACTGCCATTCCTATGTACTAGCCAAGAGAGTTGTCGTACAAGTTTGTGATAGTATTCTAACAGACACTGCATTCAAGTATAGGTTTTAATTATCACTCTTATAAAACTGACACGTAAATAGGCAGTATTGAGTTTTCAATGCATTGTGTAGGTCATGGTTTAGGCTATAACAAAGTGAACAAATGGGCAGATGGTAAATGCATAGGCTAGTAACCTAATAATACATTTGAAGTGTGAAATAACTTTATCCCTTACATTACAGATTCATAGTACTATTGCTGGTAAAAAGAAATGTTAGCACATTTTATATTCTCAAGAAGCATTCAAAACAGAATCGATAGTAACCCCCTGTAccttgtgtcttttttttttttcaagttgctttacgtcgctccaacacagataggtcttatggcgacgatggaagagcaaaaggctaggaatgggaagtaagcagctgtggccttaattaaggtacagctccagcatttgcctggtgtgaaaatgggaaaccacagaaaaccatcttttgggctgccgacagtggggttcgaacccactatctcccgaaatctgaatactggccacacttaagcaactgcagctatcgagctcagtttttgtcattttgtttcatttATGAAAGCAGTAATGTTACCTATTAGCAAATATTATTAACGTTACACAGGGAATACTGGCAATCCTTAGATTAATAGTAGCTTTGGTAACGCATATTGAGTTTAAAGTTTTGGtgcctttttttaaatttctttaaatattttttttattggccTATAGTTGCCATCAAGTGTAAGATGCACATTTTGTATGCTCAATTTTAATAATTCTGTTGTGCTTCAGTACTGTTTTTAATGACCTGTTCCTTCGTCAATCTTGATCATTCTCTTAGTTGGCATGTTACATTGGAGTTtaccaagctcgacagctgcagtcgcttaactgcgaccAGTATCcactagatagtgggttcgaacccccctgttggcagccctgaagatggtttttcgtggtttcccattttcacatcaggcaaatgctggggctgtaccttaattaaggccatagccgcttccttcccaatcctagccctttcctgtcccatcgtcaccataagacctatctgtgtcggtgcaatgtaaagcaacttgtaataataataattaacactgGAGtttctccccccccctccccccctccgtCCACCAGAGCAGCTTATTGGTATGGAATATAAAAAACAACGGCATTCTTAACGGTTCCATGGATGTCAGAGTTCTTTTGTTTCAGCCTTGCGATGCCAAGGCAGCTATGTGCAGTATTTCTAGCATTTCATACTGTAAATTGTCATGCTTTGTCACAGGATAATAGAAATTGTGTGATATTAATACCTAGAGAGCAGTGCTGGTTCTTTACAAGAAGTCTGGGGCTGCAGCCCTCTCTCAAATTTTTCAGAAAAAATATGTCCAGTACCATATTTTTAGAAAATTATGTTCATTTCTTAAGGATGAAATATATTACATATCATTTTATCTTCAGCAAAACGTCGATAGGTAATTTTGTCAAGCGAATAGATAGAGAAACAAGCCTTCACACATTACTGTGATTACAGATTTGGAGTCCTTACTGACTTTACTAATGTAGGTATTATGATTTGGTGTGGGATTTGCAAGTACTTTTTCTTGCCAAGTTTGTCTGTCAGTTGTTCGATGTGTCTGCAGGTTTGTTTGGCATTTTTGTTCCTATTCAGGACTATAGCCTCACCAATCGCAGTTCTtctgttgccctcagcccctgaCCACTGTACTTCTGCTTCCCAAGTTTCACCGCCTGGCCTTTGTTCCATTTTGTTTGGCGTCAGCTCTTTTAGTGTGAATTAGCCAATTCTTCCTATCTTGGTTTATTACTGGACTTCATTGAGCTTCCCGTAGGTCTTTGTTTATTATGGACATCCAAATTTGACGAGGTCTTCCTGGGCCTCTTGGTTGAGTTCCCTACCCCCATTAACGTCTGGACCATATGGTCTTCTGAGCTTGTCGCGACATGGTCCTACTGTCTAAGCCTGGCCTTGGAATGTTTGTCAACATATGAcctattacagactatgaatctcatgttaaatctgtattgacggttgaacttcttacaaaactaTACCAAAATTATTTTGTAAGAAAAACAATGGACCTAACTTTGAAACTTCCATGAATCAAATTTTTCCTTGCTTTGTCCAACATCATGACTCCGCTGGTCCATCTCAGCAGCATCTTCCTTATCCATACAGTCAAACACTCTGCACTAGCCTATACAATATGGCCGGTAATATAGCTGTTTCACAGAAATTCCGCTATTGCTTAATACTCCAGACAGGTCTCTCAGTTTGATCTACTCATAGTTTATGCATCGGTATCACTGGTTCTACCTTTGGAGATGACTAATTCTTGATATTTAAAATCTTCAACTTCTCTGAGTGGGTACATACATGGACATTCTTTTATTTATGCAGGGGATTGTCATTCGCCTGGTCGCCAGCACTGCAAGCTTGTCTCCCGCCAGGCACTTTGCGGTAATGtgctttgcagtctgctgagagctttatcagcgtaagggtcaatttagtcaagtgttcacgtgtttaaTGCTcggtgtgttgttccaatgccattttcactACTGAGGATATGTATAGGCCTATActtaataccttcataaagtacacgAAAACTTTTGCGAAAACACTCCATGACTCGGTGCTGGGCGCATTACGGCAGAGTGCTTGGCAGGAGACAGGCTCGTAGCACAGGCAACCGTGTGAGTAACAATCCCTTGAATAGTTAAAAGAATGTCTCTGTGTGTTACTTTCGTTAGGAGTATTAGTAAAGTTAACACCACACGTAGGCTTATGTCACCTGCCTGCTGATTTTCAGACCACCTGCTTCTACAGTCACTATCTGTTGATCCCATACCGCTAGACGAAAGCGAAATAGCTGAAATACACACTACAGAATTCCCTCGTAGCGCTACATAATATTTGTCTTACAGCTTTATATTCGGTACTGTTGAGCATTTTCATTCCAAAAGAAATTGCTGGTACTGTGTGAAAGCATTTAAATAGAGGAGGACATTTTGTAAGACATTAAAATCTAACTGTAAAATAACATATACCAAATGGACTTAACAAATAATTTGACGAAATCTCCACAAGTAATTTGAGGGCAGACTGTTATGAATACACAGTGAAATGATGCTGAAACTAAGTTACCATAACATTTCTCAAGACAAGTGTATAAAGCCTTACAGATTCTAGTGAACTATACTTAGTTCATTGGATTTAAACTTCTTGTTTGCTCTCAGCATTTCTTCAAGCTCTGTAATTTTTCAAGGTCTTTTTGAAGCATATCATTACATAGGTGCGCATTCCTATTGAAGTACCTACCAGTACCACTGCCTCCACATTTGATAACAAATGTTGACTATCTCACTGACTAATTAAAATTTATTACAAAGATACATTTTTAACAATGTATAATGTTTTAGAAATATCACAATTTAGAGGCTACATTAAAAATTGTAAAGCGTGTAGTAGCACAGTATAGTCATAAATAAGTCCGCAACATTTTGTATCTCTAGATATAATAGTTCACATGATTTGTACCTAATAGTGAAGGAAAAAACCCAAAAAATGGAGTTTTGGGGGGAAGTACAGTAAAAAAGCATGTATTACTCACCTATCTCATAA
This window harbors:
- the LOC136884268 gene encoding protein distal antenna, which codes for MASTKCMLPAKRPIRQLSVREKLLAIQRVHNGESKASVARDIGVPESTLRGWCKSEDKLRNVARSCGTPESQHSEDKTEVSAGEIIDCGPSDHKRMRTAEENIIINNNNKLTLPPPPQQQQQQPPPPPTIAPPPPPPPPPPPPAELDEALWYLIKQQQQQVGLPVNAPGNVGKEVNGDGSSWFWRWYKRYGFSHYPADPFADKTKMIGDNTGLQKYSNGYPNNNPLALKARSALDSVLLNARDNNSNVTTTTTTTTASPKVEDSDDDEEDEPPATAAEAVSHGEKFLRWLECCSDPSVTAMQILQFRYLLNNVRACADRKAKQIKTKTRSRRK